A genomic window from Pseudocitrobacter corydidari includes:
- a CDS encoding GntR family transcriptional regulator, which yields MAARYIEIKNSIKDDILSGRYQVGEKLPSERELAPVYGVTRVTIQKSMHMLEQEGFIERIHGKGMFVANTLAENVYFLNDGPSDAFLGFSREFGSKANITSRLVSQQLITAPEHIIKALNLTRDAQVHAIRRVRLIDTVPVLVEDSWIVQAVIPVIPASVLDKGSLYEYIERLTHKKIKFYNSVIEASLFDETLASLLDVAVNSPMLKVTGTTKLDDGSLFNYSCSYNRADKFRVKNNWVGK from the coding sequence ATGGCTGCCCGATACATTGAAATAAAAAACAGTATCAAAGACGATATTCTCAGCGGACGATATCAGGTTGGGGAAAAACTGCCCTCCGAGCGAGAGCTGGCGCCGGTCTATGGCGTGACCCGCGTGACGATTCAAAAATCGATGCATATGCTGGAACAGGAAGGCTTCATCGAGCGGATCCATGGTAAAGGCATGTTTGTGGCAAATACCCTCGCCGAGAATGTCTATTTCCTTAACGATGGCCCGAGCGATGCTTTTCTGGGTTTCTCGCGCGAATTTGGCAGCAAAGCGAATATCACCAGCCGCCTGGTGAGCCAGCAGCTAATCACCGCCCCCGAGCATATTATTAAAGCCCTGAATCTTACCCGTGATGCGCAGGTCCACGCGATACGCCGCGTTCGCCTGATCGATACGGTCCCGGTATTAGTGGAAGACTCCTGGATCGTACAGGCTGTTATTCCGGTTATTCCCGCGTCGGTGCTGGATAAAGGTTCATTGTATGAATATATTGAGCGACTCACCCACAAGAAGATTAAATTCTATAATTCGGTGATTGAGGCCAGTCTTTTTGATGAAACCCTGGCATCGCTGCTGGATGTTGCCGTAAATTCGCCGATGCTTAAAGTCACGGGAACGACAAAACTGGATGATGGGAGTTTGTTTAA
- a CDS encoding PTS sugar transporter subunit IIC has protein sequence MNTFLEARLVPVLMRIGNNVILVSVRNGIAFTLPFIIAGSVFLIIANLPIPGWSDFLGNYATLLGIPVQATFGAIGLIAAIGISYDLAKHYKLDGLSCTCITVAVFLLSQLDENHKINVNNFGASGLFSAIILSVLTVYIVRFFITRKLYIKMPDGVPPAVLQSFVSLAPACVCLALIWVVRVVLNFDINAFFTAILSPLVMGLDTLPGMLTLVALISLLWCCGIHGTNVLSGITGPIFLKFIAENTEAWVAHQPIPHISAEGFYTIFICSGGSGATMGLVLAMLLSKSRYYKSIGRVSIGPALFCINEPVIFGVPMVLNPLMMFPLIATPLVICTCSWLLMSYGIIGKPVQLVPWTMPPILNGYFATGGNIPAAIWSGCMVIISAVMYFPFFKMLEKKQLAQESAEASQ, from the coding sequence ATGAATACTTTTCTGGAAGCACGGCTGGTCCCCGTTTTAATGCGCATCGGCAATAACGTCATTCTGGTTTCCGTGCGTAACGGTATCGCTTTTACGCTGCCATTTATCATTGCCGGTAGTGTTTTTCTGATTATCGCCAACCTGCCGATTCCCGGCTGGAGCGATTTTCTGGGCAACTATGCCACGTTACTGGGGATCCCCGTGCAGGCGACCTTTGGCGCCATTGGCCTGATTGCCGCCATCGGGATCAGCTACGATTTAGCCAAACACTATAAGCTGGACGGGTTGAGCTGTACCTGCATTACCGTTGCCGTGTTTTTGCTGTCTCAGCTTGATGAAAATCATAAGATTAACGTCAACAATTTCGGAGCGTCCGGGCTATTTTCCGCCATCATTTTGTCGGTGCTGACGGTCTATATTGTCCGCTTTTTTATCACCCGCAAGCTCTATATTAAAATGCCAGACGGCGTTCCTCCTGCCGTGCTGCAATCTTTTGTCAGCCTGGCGCCTGCCTGTGTCTGCCTGGCGCTGATTTGGGTTGTGAGGGTGGTATTAAATTTCGACATCAACGCTTTCTTTACCGCGATTCTGAGCCCGCTGGTGATGGGCCTGGATACGCTGCCGGGAATGCTGACGCTGGTTGCGCTTATCTCTCTGTTATGGTGCTGCGGTATTCATGGCACTAATGTACTGTCCGGGATTACGGGGCCGATTTTCCTCAAGTTTATCGCTGAAAATACGGAAGCCTGGGTCGCACATCAGCCCATTCCCCATATCAGCGCAGAAGGCTTCTACACCATTTTTATCTGCTCGGGCGGTTCCGGCGCGACGATGGGGTTAGTGCTGGCAATGCTGTTATCAAAAAGCCGCTATTACAAATCCATTGGCCGCGTCTCCATCGGCCCGGCGCTGTTTTGCATCAACGAACCGGTGATTTTCGGGGTACCGATGGTGTTAAACCCGCTGATGATGTTCCCGCTTATCGCCACGCCGCTGGTCATCTGTACCTGCTCCTGGCTGTTGATGTCTTACGGCATTATCGGCAAACCCGTGCAGCTTGTGCCCTGGACGATGCCACCGATCCTCAACGGTTATTTTGCGACCGGAGGCAATATCCCTGCCGCTATCTGGTCAGGCTGTATGGTTATCATCTCAGCGGTGATGTACTTCCCCTTCTTTAAGATGCTGGAGAAAAAGCAACTGGCGCAGGAAAGTGCCGAAGCCTCTCAGTAA